Proteins encoded by one window of Chloroflexota bacterium:
- a CDS encoding glycoside hydrolase family 28 protein — MFQASTLFNAREYGALGDGATNDTRALQSAIDAATKTGGTVCVPAGKYVTGSIFLRDNITLFLDAGAVLLGSENPADYPIVTMRWEGVTQPTHAPLITGDGLRNIAVTGRGTIDGRGAIWWQKHRAKTLDAPRPRLISFANCANVLIEGITLTNSPAWTINPVRCENVTINQVTINNPPDSPNTDGVNPDSCRNVHISNCHIDVGDDCVTIKSGIETEAPEFRAPCENITITNCTMVHGHGGVVIGSEMSGDVRNVVISNCVFVGTDRGIRLKSRRGRGGIVEDIRVSNIVMQDVLCPFTMNLFYHIGKKGDKDIADKNPKPINEGTPCFRRIHFAHITARNAKIAAGFLYGLPEMPIEDVTLDDVSISMDRSADPGYADMADDIPQQRAAGLFARNVRGLRLRDVAITNQIGDAFLFEDTTS, encoded by the coding sequence ATGTTTCAAGCATCAACGTTGTTCAACGCGCGCGAGTACGGCGCGCTGGGCGATGGCGCAACGAACGATACGCGCGCGCTGCAAAGCGCGATTGACGCGGCAACAAAAACCGGCGGTACTGTGTGCGTGCCCGCCGGCAAGTACGTGACCGGTTCGATTTTTCTGCGCGACAACATCACGCTCTTTCTTGACGCGGGTGCGGTTTTGCTCGGCAGCGAAAACCCAGCGGATTATCCGATTGTCACGATGCGTTGGGAAGGCGTGACCCAGCCGACGCACGCGCCACTCATCACCGGCGATGGCTTGCGAAATATCGCGGTCACCGGGCGCGGCACGATTGACGGACGCGGCGCGATCTGGTGGCAAAAACATCGCGCGAAAACGCTCGACGCGCCGCGCCCGCGCTTGATTTCGTTCGCGAATTGCGCGAACGTGTTGATCGAAGGTATCACGTTAACAAACTCGCCGGCGTGGACGATCAATCCGGTGCGCTGTGAAAACGTTACGATAAACCAGGTCACGATCAACAATCCGCCGGACTCGCCGAACACCGATGGCGTCAATCCCGATTCGTGCCGCAACGTGCACATCTCGAATTGTCACATTGACGTCGGCGACGATTGCGTCACGATCAAATCAGGCATCGAAACTGAAGCGCCGGAATTTCGCGCGCCGTGCGAAAACATCACCATCACGAATTGCACGATGGTGCACGGGCACGGCGGCGTCGTCATCGGCAGTGAGATGAGCGGAGATGTTCGCAATGTTGTGATCTCGAATTGCGTGTTCGTCGGCACGGATCGTGGCATTCGTTTGAAATCCCGCCGGGGACGCGGCGGCATCGTCGAGGACATTCGCGTGTCGAACATTGTGATGCAAGACGTATTGTGTCCATTTACGATGAATCTGTTTTATCACATCGGCAAAAAGGGGGACAAGGACATTGCCGATAAAAACCCGAAACCGATCAACGAAGGCACGCCATGTTTTCGCCGCATTCATTTCGCGCACATCACCGCACGCAACGCGAAAATCGCGGCGGGATTTTTGTACGGCTTGCCAGAGATGCCCATCGAAGATGTGACGCTCGACGATGTTTCGATTTCGATGGATCGCAGCGCCGACCCAGGTTACGCAGATATGGCGGACGACATTCCGCAACAGCGCGCCGCCGGCTTGTTCGCGCGGAACGTGCGCGGCTTGCGTCTGCGTGACGTCGCGATCACCAATCAAATTGGCGATGCGTTCTTGTTTGAGGATACCACCTCGTAG